A segment of the Microbacterium luteolum genome:
CGGCACGCCCGTGCGAGGGCAGGCGCGCACGCCGAGAGGCGGCCCGTCGCCGAAGGGGTGGGCTGATGCCCCGCATCCGGCAGGCCGACGTCGACGAGGTCAAGGCGCGCACGAACATCGCCGACATCGTCGGCGAGCGCGTGGCGCTGAAGTCGGCCGGAGTCGGATCCCTCAAGGGGCTGTGCCCGTTCCACGACGAGAAGAGCCCGAGCTTCCACGTGCGGCAGCAGGTGGGCTACTACCACTGCTTCGGCTGCGGCGAGTCGGGGGACGTGTACTCGTTCCTCCGCGAGATGGACCACGTCAGCTTCTCGGAGGCGGTCGAGCGTCTCGCCGGTCGCATCGGCTACACGCTGCACTACGAAGACGGGGGAGCGGCGCCCGAGACCAGCGGACGCAGCCGCCTCTACGCGGCGAACACGGCCGCGGCGGAGTTCTTCCGCGCACAGCTGCTCTCTCCCGACGCCGAGGCCGGGCGGCGGTTCCTGGGCGAGCGCGGATTCGATTCCGGGGCCGCCGCGCATTTCGGTGTCGGCTTCGCTCCGCGCGGCTGGGACGGGATGCTCAAGGCGCTCACCGCGCAGGGCTTCACCCGTGAGGAGCTCGCCACCGCCGGCCTGGTCTCGACCGGACAGCGCGGCGTCTACGACCGGTTCCGCGGACGCCTGGTGTGGCCGATCCGCGATGTCTCGGGGCAGACGATCGGCTTCGGCGCGCGCAAGCTCTTCGACGACGACCAGGGCCCGAAGTACCTCAACACGCCGGAGACGCCGATCTACAAGAAGGCGCAGGTGCTTTACGGGCTCGACCTCGCCAAGCGCGACATCTCCCGCGGAGACCCTCGCCGAGTCGTCGTGGTCGAGGGGTACACCGACGTCATGGCCTGCCATCTCGCGGGGCTGACGACGGCGATCGCGACCTGCGGCACCGCGTTCGGCACCGAGCACATCAAGGTGCTGCGCCGGGTGATGGGAGACGACAACGCCTCGGGCGAGGTCGTCTTCACGTTCGACGGCGATGAAGCCGGACAGAAGGCGGCGCTGCGTGCGTTCACCGAGGACGACCGGTTCAACGCGCAGACCTTCGTAGCGGTCGCGCCGGACAGCCTCGATCCGTGCGATCTGCGTCTGCAGCGCGGGGATGCCG
Coding sequences within it:
- the dnaG gene encoding DNA primase, producing MPRIRQADVDEVKARTNIADIVGERVALKSAGVGSLKGLCPFHDEKSPSFHVRQQVGYYHCFGCGESGDVYSFLREMDHVSFSEAVERLAGRIGYTLHYEDGGAAPETSGRSRLYAANTAAAEFFRAQLLSPDAEAGRRFLGERGFDSGAAAHFGVGFAPRGWDGMLKALTAQGFTREELATAGLVSTGQRGVYDRFRGRLVWPIRDVSGQTIGFGARKLFDDDQGPKYLNTPETPIYKKAQVLYGLDLAKRDISRGDPRRVVVVEGYTDVMACHLAGLTTAIATCGTAFGTEHIKVLRRVMGDDNASGEVVFTFDGDEAGQKAALRAFTEDDRFNAQTFVAVAPDSLDPCDLRLQRGDAAVRALMDAKVPMFEFAMDRKLGGFDLSTVEGRVGALRAASPIVAEIRDRLLRPGYERVLARRLGMDPTEVHSEVERAARGASQQPAARRETTQADPATGIAAVAPVTLASLPRTADVAVERDALMGALQYGHQVDQTLLNRALGAPFRTPGLDAVREAVASAPDRTRAGWVTDAVNGVREPYRSLAGELLMTPFPARNEEGAVASTTDLARRLILRQLERDKQELLGAVQRVPAESDGGRALRMRLRDIDAERQRFAES